The window GGGAAAATCAAGGATCCGCTTACCGGTGAGGAAATGGATCCGGATGAGCGCCTGATGCGCTCCATTGAAGAGCAAATTGGCATTTCTGAAAATGCTAAGAAAGCATTCCGAGAAGAAATCCTGATCCGCATTTCCTCCTATTCCCGTAAAGGTCGGAAATTCGATTACAGCAGTCACGAGCGGCTGCGTGAAGCAATTGAGAAGAAGCTTTTCGCTGATTTAAAAGATATCGTGAAAATAACGACTTCCACGAAGACACCGGATGAGAAGCAATTGAAGAAAATTAATGATGTGACAAAGCAATTGATTGATGAGCACGGATATTGCCCTGTATGTGCTAATGAGCTGCTGCGTTATGTAGGGAGTTTGCTGAACAGATAAAACTTCATAGTGGAAATAAAAAGGACTTGAGGCGGTTCAGACGACCCCTCAGGTCCTTTTTTCATTTGTAAAGGCACGGTCTACTGTTTATCACCGAATCTAGTAATCTCTCATATACTATAAGATCTTACGATAGAGGAGGTGCAAGAGATTATGATAGGCAACTCAATGAAAAAGACAGGTGCACTTCTTTTATTTGTGGTGAGTTTTCTAGCTTTCGTGATGACTTGGGAGATGGGGTTATTATCTCCTTTGGGGGGAATTTGTATAGCGGGATTTAGCTTCGGCGGAGCCATCCTGATGTGGTTGGATGTCCACGAGTCTAGGCAAGGTGCTGGCAAGAAAGATGCAAAACGAGCAAAAGCCGATCTCTGATCGACAAGAGGACCATTCCCCCCAGAAAAAATCCAACGAACCCGGCAGATGGTCAGACGTCTTTGGATTCGGCAAAATATTGGACAAACTACCACTTCATAAGCTTTCAGCTCGCATGGCCTACTGTATGTTTTTTGATTTAGTACTGCTCTTATTTGTTCTTGTTCTCCGTGCTTCGGGTACTAATGTGAATGATTTTCCCAATGCTTGGGATATTCGGTTTATTGTGATCACGACAATTGTTGTTTTTTTCGTCGGACTCTGCGATATCTGGAAAGATCGGAAGTAATAAGATTGTTACCAAGCATAAGAAAGTATCCGCCCAATTTTTGGAGAAGTGATCACCAACTAGGCAATCGCACACATACAGTATTGTAGGCAGTTAACTATACAAGAATGTGAGTGATCCAGAAAATGACGAAACCAGAAGAGCAAGAATTACGTCCGCCACAAGGTGGGCACGGAGGCGGTCCTGGTTATGGTGGCCCTGGACATGGCGGTCCTGGACATGGCGGTCCTGGTTATGGCGGCCCTGGTTATGGCGGTCCTGGACATGGCGGCCCTGGTTATGGTGGCTATGGCCATGGTTTTCATCCGCACTATGGATATGGCGGACTGACAAATTTGCTGCCGTGGGTAGTGGCCCCATACTTATATGCGAAGCAGCCTTACTATCCATATCCATACCCTCCGCCGCCATATCCGCCTTATCCCTACCCGCAAAGCCCCTACTACCCGCCGTATAAACCCGGTTTTCCAGGGATTTAAACGCAATAGTTGGCATGCACTTAAACAAAGCAGAGAAGCTTTCTTTATCCAGAGAGTTTCTCTGTACTTTTCTATTTTCTACTAAAAATGGGCATGTACGACTACGAATCTTTATCAAATCTTAATAATCATATAGGCATTGTGTAATTTTCATGCTACAATTCTATTGATATAGCGTTTACATTTGTTACCCTCTCGTTTACTAATCCTCTCGCTCCCCTTTTCAAAATCATTTATATTCCAAGTCATTGTATTCATCGATACGATGGAAAAACCATCTTGGCTTTTGCTTATGAGGACTTCACTTGTGCAAATCTAAGGGGGAAAAGTGTGTTGAGCAATCAACCCGTTCGGATATTACATCATATTAGTGATATGAATCGTGGAGAAGCGCAAAGCTTTATTATGAATGTATATCGGCACATGGATCGATCGAAGATTCAATTCGATTTCGTTGTCCACACACATAATCCTTCAGATTATGATGAAGAAATACGAGCATTCGGTGGGAGGATATTCATCCTGCAGAAGCCTAGGGCGGGCTGGATGGGTTACATATATGAGTTAAAGTCGGCGATTCAACATCACGGTCCCTACCATGCTTTACATAGTCATACCTATGAGGCTAGTGTCTTAACGTTGTTAACATCAAGGCTGTTTGGCATTGAAATTCGTATTGTACATTGTCACAGCATAAGTGATTATACATACTCTTCCTCAACTACTAAGGTATCTCGATGGTTGAAGAGAAATATGATTCAGCGATTTGCCACCAATTGGGTAAGCAGCTCGATCACGGCAAGTCAGGCGCTATTCGGGTACCAATGGTCTCAAGATAAACGCGGCAGAATGGTCCGTAATGGGATAGATGTCGATCGATTTACAAGTAGAGTACAGAAGACCATGACGCTCCGCGAGCACTTGGATATTCCATTGGAGGAGCCAATCATTGGTCATATTGGACGGTTTAGCTCAGCTAAGAATCATTCATTCCTGATTGAGATTTTTGAAGAGCTGCTGTATCGTGTGCCGAATGCGAGGCTTATTTTGGTTGGGGATGGTGCATTGCGGCCTCAGATTCTAGCACTGATCGAGCAAAAAGGGATCCAAAACCGCGTTCATCTATTAGGACTGCGGGATGATATTTCTGAGCTCCTTCAGGAATTCGATGTCATGGTCCTTCCTTCATTCAAAGATGGTTTACCCATGGTTTTGATTGAAGCGCAAGCGGCAGGAGTTCCCTGTGTGGTATCCGATGTTTTACCAGAAGAAGCGAATCTGAGAGCAGGTTTTTTCGCATTCGTGTGTTTGAAGCAAGACATTGCCGTATGGGTGCAATGGTTAATGAAGGCGATACGCAGTGATCCTGTCCCGGTTGATGAGCGAATCCGAGCGATTCGACTAGCCGGCTATGATATTAAAGAGGTAGCTCTAGAATTAGAACACGTCTACGCTGCCCAATAGGAAATAGTGAGAGCCCTTATGTGGATGACATGAGGGTTCTTTTTGAGAAGGCACCCTTCGATTTCTACAAATATAATAATGAAGAATGGATAGTAGGAGGTCGAATCTTACCACAAGGAGATTTGCTAGCACCATCATCTGTTTATAAAGAAGGGACTTGGCTTCCTAGTTTATCCGACTTAATGAATTGGTTGTCAGATAACGGCTTTACTTTTACTTTAGAATGCAAACAATGGGTCATGGTTATGTAGTTCATGTACACGAAAGTAACGGAGGGATAATTAAGGGTAAAGGTGGTACTGCGGAACTTGCTTTTTATAAGGTCATAGAGAAAATTCTTAAAGGAAGTTAATTATATCGAACTAGTACGTGGGATTCTCTTTGTCCGTTGTTCTTTGTTACCAATCAATCATTTATGAAATGAAATAAATCTTCTTTGATGGTGATGGAATATGGAATTTATTTATACGTTAGATGGTGCTGGCTGGGCTCTTGGTTCAATTAAGATTAACTCACAAGAAGCCTATTTTTCTCCAAGTTATTTATCAGATGCATTGTATATACTGTTGAAGTCTTTGATTTCCGTTACTCCTGATTTGACTCCTTTTCCTGTGAAGCAAGCAACTTTCGAATGGATGGAGGAACCAGGCGGAACAGTTTGGACGTTAGAAAGAGCTGACAGTAAACACCTTAATGTAAAAATTAGTTCTTATGAAGATATGTACTCGAAAAAGGAGTTAGTAACCGATTTGAATGAAACATGTCTATACATAGAGTTTATTCAAGCAGTTATAATCGCATTGGATTTAATCTTACAGAAGCACGGAGTAGATGGATATAAAGAAAAATGGATAAATCATGAATTCCCAATGAAACAGTATCTGTTGTTAAAGGAGTTCATTGTGAAGGCGAGTCACTAAGCTAACGAGAAACGATAGTTCCATAACGAAAGGGCAACTCAAATAGGAAATATGCCGAATGAATGGTAATTTTGATAAATAGGAATATCAAAATTACCAAATAACATAATTTTGTAGAAACAAGGTGGAGAAAATTGTATTCAATTTATGATGTTGTCACAATAGGTTCATTATTCTTGATTATGTATGTTCTTATTGATTTTATTAGAAATAAAGCCAAGAACGTTATTAGAAGAGCAGTTTTTTATAGTTTTATTTTTTATCTACTAAATGTAGTTCAAGTGACAACGGGAGGTATTATATTTCCTCCTCAGAATGATTCCGTACCAGTTTTGATGCAACTAATTCCATTTTATTTTATAGGTGACTGGTTAAGTATTTATCGAAATAATGGATTGGATTGGTCCTTTTGGAATTCCGTAAAGTTATCGTTATATAATTTAATTGTGTTAATGCCGCTTGGAATTTATTTGCCGATGTTATTCAAACTTAAACGAATTTCGAAGTCTATACTCACTGTCTTTCTCGTAAGCCTTACCATTGAAATTTCCCAGCTTATACTCGGATATTTAGGCTTTGTAAGAAGTCGCGAGTTTGATGTTGACGACCTCATATTAAATACTTTAGGCGGTACTATTGGCTATTTATTTATTGCGTTTATAAGTAGATTTATCGAAGCCTTACAGAACAGACACAATGGAAAAGAAATGAACTCGTTAAACTAACGGAAACGATAGTGAAATGACTACAACTGGAGCAGGCGCCATAGCGACCTGCTCCAGATCGTTGAACTAACGGGCAGTTTAACACTAAATGTTCGGATCGAAATGAATAGGAATGCTCCGAGAAAAATACATATTATTGGTTCCGTTGGTGAGTGGGAAAACAACTTTAGCTAAGAAACTTATCTGTGAAATTGAATATTCCACATTACGAATTGGATAATTTTTTATGGAAGCGAAGTAAACCAATAAAGGGGTGTAAAAATGCATTTTTTCATAGGAATCGTTCCACCTGAAGATTATAAAGAACAAATTTCGGTATTTCGTAATAAATGGGCTAAGACATTTCGAAATCGATGGGCTAATAACTGCTTTAGGGATCTTGTGGAGCCTCATATTACTGTTAAAGCCCAAAGTGGACTTACGGAGGATATGAATTGGCTTGAAAAAGTAAGAGAAACTTGTTCTTCATTTCCAATCTTCCAGTTAACTTTGTCTGAACCAGCAACATTCGGAACAGCGGTTACATTCCTTAGCGTTGAATCGAAAGAGATATATAACCTACACAAGAACTTGGTAGATGCGGTTTCCCCACCGCCCGAACTTATTGAAAGGCATATAGAGTTGGATCACTTCATTCCACATTTGACTTTGGGTCAAACAAAATGGGGCATGAATGAAGCAGAAATTATAGAAATGAAATTGGCTGCGAGAGAAGCATTATCTCCTTTTCCAAGCTTCGATGTAACATTCGTGCGGGTATTTGATATCAAAAAAAACGTACCTTTTGAAGATATCAAACTTGCCAAGTTGTTCTAATCAGATCATTGAACTAACGGCGAACGTTACTTAAATAGGGATCGCCGGCTGCCGCGTAGTCTGACGGTCCCTATTTTGCTGAAAATACGTTAACGTTTTAACCGGAATATAGGTTATGAGCAAGTTAACCTTGAAAAGGATTTCTTTAAAACAGAGTATCATAGAGTGACTTTTGTTAAAAGTGGGTTTAACGGTATTACGGTCAATCTGGAGCCAACTCCCCAATATTAATTGGATTAGGTTGTGTATTGGATGTCTGATTATCAGCGCAGAGGTGTCTGGAAATCCTTGTTAGTGGATTGGTCAGTCATAGATAAATACGTTGATTTCTATCCCAAAAAGGTTTATAACTTATATTAGAGTTATTATTATTAAGAACTTATTATAAATTGAATGGAGAGGTTTAA is drawn from Paenibacillus sp. V4I7 and contains these coding sequences:
- a CDS encoding glycosyltransferase — protein: MSNQPVRILHHISDMNRGEAQSFIMNVYRHMDRSKIQFDFVVHTHNPSDYDEEIRAFGGRIFILQKPRAGWMGYIYELKSAIQHHGPYHALHSHTYEASVLTLLTSRLFGIEIRIVHCHSISDYTYSSSTTKVSRWLKRNMIQRFATNWVSSSITASQALFGYQWSQDKRGRMVRNGIDVDRFTSRVQKTMTLREHLDIPLEEPIIGHIGRFSSAKNHSFLIEIFEELLYRVPNARLILVGDGALRPQILALIEQKGIQNRVHLLGLRDDISELLQEFDVMVLPSFKDGLPMVLIEAQAAGVPCVVSDVLPEEANLRAGFFAFVCLKQDIAVWVQWLMKAIRSDPVPVDERIRAIRLAGYDIKEVALELEHVYAAQ
- a CDS encoding VanZ family protein; translation: MYSIYDVVTIGSLFLIMYVLIDFIRNKAKNVIRRAVFYSFIFYLLNVVQVTTGGIIFPPQNDSVPVLMQLIPFYFIGDWLSIYRNNGLDWSFWNSVKLSLYNLIVLMPLGIYLPMLFKLKRISKSILTVFLVSLTIEISQLILGYLGFVRSREFDVDDLILNTLGGTIGYLFIAFISRFIEALQNRHNGKEMNSLN
- a CDS encoding 2'-5' RNA ligase family protein; amino-acid sequence: MHFFIGIVPPEDYKEQISVFRNKWAKTFRNRWANNCFRDLVEPHITVKAQSGLTEDMNWLEKVRETCSSFPIFQLTLSEPATFGTAVTFLSVESKEIYNLHKNLVDAVSPPPELIERHIELDHFIPHLTLGQTKWGMNEAEIIEMKLAAREALSPFPSFDVTFVRVFDIKKNVPFEDIKLAKLF